From the genome of Thermoleophilaceae bacterium:
CGCACAGCTTCATCCTCACGTTCGTGCTCGCGCTCATGGCGGGCGCCGGCACCGCGCTCTCAAAGCCCGCGATCATGGCCTCGCTTCCGAGCGTGCTGTCGCCCACGCGGCTCGCGCAGGGCACCGCGCTCTACGGCGCGCTCACCGAGATAGGTCTCACCGCGGGCCCCGGCCTCGCGGCGATCGTGCTCCTCTTCGGAGGGCCCGACGTGCTGCTCGCGGCCAACGCGGCCACGTTCGGCATCTCCGCCGCCGTGCTCAGCACGATCCGCTTCGGCGCGGTGGACGCGAAGGCGAGCGCCCGCGGCTCGCTGCTCGGTCAGGCGCGAGAAGGCATCGGGGTGGCGCTGCGCGACAGGGTGATCCGCACGGTGGTGGGCGCCACCAGCTCGATCCTCTTCTTCGGCGGGTTGATCAACGTCGCCGAGCTCTTGTTCGCGCGCGAGCTGGGCGCCGGGCGCACGGGTTACGCGCTGCTGGTCACCCTGTCTGGCGTGGGCATCGCCACGGGCTCGCTCATGGGCAAGGAGGGAGGGCCGCTCGGGTACCTGGAGCGCCGCTTCCTCGCCGGCCTCGGCCTCGTGGCGCTCGGCTGCATAGCGGCCAGCGCGTCGCCGATCTTCGCGGGGGTTGCCGTGGCGGTCACCCTCTGCGGCATCGGCAACGGCATGGTGATCGTGTTCCAGCGACTGATCCTGCAGAGGAGCGTGGACGAGTCGCTGCTCGGGCGCGTGTTCGGGGTGCAGGTGGCGTCCGACGGCATCGCCTTCACGAGCTCGTACCTGCTCGCGGGCGGTCTGCTCACGCTCGTGGGGCCGCGCACGATGTTCATCGTGGCCGCGGCGGGCGGCTCGCTGGTGGTGGCCGCCACGGCGCGCGGCCTGCGCGCACGCTGGAAGGCCGGCGAGCCGCCGGCTGATTCCTCCGCGCCTGCAGAGGTGCCGGAGGAGCTAGCTGTCGTGGGCGGTCCGGAGCTCGGATAGCGCGCCGCCGGCCGGCAGGTGCCGGGTGGCGAGCAGCGAGCGCACCGCCTCCACCGACACGCGCTCGTCGGGCACGCCGCGCCGGACCACGCTCGCGAGCGCGGACACGATGCGCGGGTCGA
Proteins encoded in this window:
- a CDS encoding MFS transporter, whose translation is MLYWTGMGWVSQLLREEPRARRFFFAYFQSTLGTGAAYVAILLVAYERLHSAWGISLVLLAEIAPPIALGPLFGAAVDRWSRRAAAITADCVRCAAFIGIAFTHSFILTFVLALMAGAGTALSKPAIMASLPSVLSPTRLAQGTALYGALTEIGLTAGPGLAAIVLLFGGPDVLLAANAATFGISAAVLSTIRFGAVDAKASARGSLLGQAREGIGVALRDRVIRTVVGATSSILFFGGLINVAELLFARELGAGRTGYALLVTLSGVGIATGSLMGKEGGPLGYLERRFLAGLGLVALGCIAASASPIFAGVAVAVTLCGIGNGMVIVFQRLILQRSVDESLLGRVFGVQVASDGIAFTSSYLLAGGLLTLVGPRTMFIVAAAGGSLVVAATARGLRARWKAGEPPADSSAPAEVPEELAVVGGPELG